A part of Saccharomonospora amisosensis genomic DNA contains:
- a CDS encoding NAD(P)/FAD-dependent oxidoreductase, whose protein sequence is MTSRVVVLGAGAGGLSAANRLAARAGGGPDLDIVLVDRSREHVFLPGYVPMMLDGAPAESFRRPLQDLLRPGVRQVNGEVTGLDPDASSVHGTFGTLEYDHLVVALGVDVGWPGDAGSAGELAPWTLDGALAGRKALHGLGEGDRVVVGPSGVSYRCPPAVFDLAVRIKAATRARVDIVHPWPRPLAPFGEGPAAAFAAMLDSAGVGFHGEFHLAQADGGTVRSADGRELPYDAAILVPPHRVPSVVARSPLTGENGWPEVTFPTFGHPRYPAVSVIGDLAAPALKVGMAGTLAAFQAAHVADRIAAELLAGDSGNPASPPPGEPVMSAICFVDPGDTGSFLHCDFTAPASGRGPADCTLMPWLPYFRHAKRLFAREWFESMVSGDVGGR, encoded by the coding sequence ATGACCAGCAGAGTCGTCGTTCTCGGCGCGGGTGCCGGCGGACTGTCGGCGGCCAACCGGTTGGCGGCGCGGGCAGGCGGCGGCCCGGATCTCGACATCGTTCTCGTCGATCGCTCGCGGGAGCACGTCTTCCTTCCCGGCTACGTGCCGATGATGCTGGACGGTGCTCCCGCCGAGTCGTTCCGTCGCCCGCTGCAGGACCTGCTGCGGCCGGGTGTGCGGCAGGTCAACGGCGAGGTCACCGGCCTGGACCCGGACGCGTCCTCGGTGCACGGCACGTTCGGCACGCTGGAGTACGACCACCTCGTGGTGGCGCTCGGGGTCGACGTCGGTTGGCCTGGGGACGCGGGCTCGGCAGGTGAGCTGGCGCCGTGGACGCTCGACGGTGCGCTCGCCGGCAGGAAGGCGCTCCACGGCCTCGGCGAGGGCGACCGCGTGGTCGTCGGTCCGAGCGGGGTGTCCTACCGGTGCCCGCCCGCCGTGTTCGACCTGGCCGTGCGCATCAAGGCCGCGACCCGAGCACGCGTCGACATCGTTCATCCCTGGCCCCGGCCGCTGGCGCCGTTCGGCGAGGGTCCGGCCGCGGCGTTCGCCGCGATGCTCGACAGCGCGGGCGTTGGCTTCCACGGCGAGTTCCACCTCGCGCAGGCCGACGGCGGCACGGTGCGAAGCGCCGACGGCCGCGAGCTGCCCTACGACGCCGCGATCCTGGTGCCACCGCACCGGGTACCCTCCGTGGTCGCGCGGTCGCCGCTGACCGGGGAGAACGGCTGGCCGGAGGTCACCTTCCCGACGTTCGGACATCCCCGCTACCCGGCCGTCTCGGTGATCGGTGACCTGGCGGCGCCCGCGCTGAAGGTCGGCATGGCGGGAACTCTCGCCGCGTTTCAGGCCGCACACGTGGCGGACCGGATCGCGGCCGAACTGCTCGCCGGTGACTCCGGCAACCCCGCCTCCCCGCCGCCGGGGGAGCCGGTGATGTCGGCGATCTGCTTCGTGGACCCCGGTGACACCGGCTCGTTCCTGCACTGCGACTTCACCGCGCCCGCGTCGGGCAGGGGGCCCGCCGACTGCACGCTCATGCCCTGGCTGCCGTACTTCCGCCACGCCAAGCGTCTCTTCGCGCGGGAGTGGTTCGAGTCGATGGTCTCCGGGGACGTCGGAGGCCGATGA
- a CDS encoding SAM-dependent methyltransferase, with product MAADNTDRLADSVNKVSVGRVYDYLLGGVHNYAVDQAFAEEQLRILPDIRDFARSNRAFLGRAVRFAVSEGVRQFVDIGSGLPTQGNVHEVADEVAPGQCRVVYIDNEPIAQAHAEILLEQTADPQRHRALDADFFDGALLWQRVLDTGLIDTSEPVCLLAVALLHFMPPQTQPQQMLSFYVGKLPKGSLLALSHIHVDPEDAETLAASEKVSASYRAKANNPAMPRSREDIAAFFDGLELVDPGLVWLPEWRPAGQDPFGKDPRRSRGLAGVGRKV from the coding sequence ATGGCGGCGGACAACACCGATCGGCTCGCCGATTCGGTGAACAAGGTGTCGGTCGGCAGGGTGTACGACTATCTGCTCGGCGGAGTGCACAACTACGCGGTGGACCAGGCTTTCGCCGAGGAGCAGTTGCGGATACTGCCCGACATCAGGGACTTCGCGCGGTCGAACCGGGCCTTTCTCGGGCGCGCCGTGCGGTTCGCGGTGTCCGAAGGCGTCCGGCAGTTCGTCGACATCGGTTCCGGGCTACCGACACAGGGCAACGTGCACGAGGTCGCCGATGAGGTCGCCCCGGGCCAGTGCCGGGTGGTCTACATCGACAACGAGCCGATCGCGCAGGCGCACGCCGAAATCCTGCTGGAACAGACCGCCGATCCGCAGCGGCACCGCGCGCTGGACGCGGACTTCTTCGACGGTGCGCTGCTGTGGCAGCGGGTACTGGACACCGGCCTGATCGACACCAGCGAGCCGGTCTGCCTGCTCGCCGTGGCGTTGCTGCACTTCATGCCACCACAGACACAGCCGCAGCAGATGCTTTCGTTCTACGTCGGCAAGTTGCCGAAGGGCAGCCTGCTGGCGTTGTCCCACATCCACGTCGATCCCGAGGACGCGGAGACGCTGGCGGCGTCGGAGAAGGTCTCGGCGTCCTACCGAGCGAAGGCGAACAACCCGGCGATGCCGCGTTCGCGGGAGGACATCGCGGCCTTCTTCGACGGGCTGGAGCTGGTGGACCCCGGACTGGTGTGGCTGCCCGAGTGGCGTCCTGCCGGGCAGGATCCCTTCGGCAAGGACCCACGACGCTCGCGCGGTCTCGCGGGAGTGGGCCGCAAGGTCTGA
- a CDS encoding amylo-alpha-1,6-glucosidase, with product MAVTLVHGTSFCVCGDDGELDGSVAQGAFYQDTRILSGWSLRIDGKPVQGLTVVTPEPFHARFVGRAHSREGVESSLLVRRERYVGGGMREDIVLRNYRRGQVSCTVTLQVAADFADLFEVKEDRVREIGQHAVEVTGSELRLTRYVAGGSRGVRVTAEGAEYSRDRLTFRATIPADGQWSVSVTVTPVVNETAAATLFPPEHPVENSEPAVRARRWREQGPVLRRADNRALAMTLQRSREDLGALRIFDPAYPHDVAIAAGAPWFMALFGRDSILASLMSIAIDPALALGTVQTLAHHQGSEVDPDSEEEPGRILHEVRFGADASLALGGSHIYYGTVDATPLFVMLLGELSRWGIGRERVEALIPNADRALEWIDKYGDRDGDGFVEYERATERGLANQGWKDSWDGVNFADGELARAPIALCEVQGYAYAAFLSRACLADGLGDGETSRYWRHRAARLKERFNERFWLPELGRYATGLDGDKRPVDSVTSNIGHCLWTGILAEDRAASVADSLLAPSMFSGWGVRTLASDMGAYNPMSYHNGSVWPHDNALIAAGLLRYGFVRHAQRVATAVFDAARAFEGRLPELMCGFDREEYDHPVPYPTSCSPQAWASAAPVHLLRTLLRVEPDLPHGRLRVAPVLPESFGALVIDDVPLADARISIEARGETATVRGVGDDVELVR from the coding sequence ATGGCGGTCACCCTTGTCCACGGCACATCGTTTTGCGTCTGTGGTGACGACGGTGAGCTGGACGGCTCCGTCGCACAGGGCGCCTTCTATCAGGACACCCGGATTCTGTCGGGTTGGAGCCTGCGGATCGACGGAAAACCGGTGCAGGGCCTCACCGTTGTGACCCCGGAACCGTTCCACGCCCGGTTCGTGGGCAGGGCGCACTCCAGGGAGGGCGTCGAAAGCAGCCTGCTGGTTCGCAGGGAACGCTATGTCGGCGGCGGCATGCGCGAGGACATCGTGTTACGCAATTACCGGCGCGGGCAAGTCAGTTGCACCGTGACGCTACAGGTGGCCGCCGATTTCGCGGACCTGTTCGAGGTCAAGGAGGACCGGGTCCGCGAAATCGGCCAGCACGCGGTGGAGGTGACCGGCAGCGAGCTGCGGCTGACCCGGTACGTGGCAGGCGGTAGCAGAGGTGTGCGCGTGACCGCCGAGGGGGCCGAGTACTCACGCGACCGGCTCACCTTCCGCGCCACGATCCCGGCCGACGGGCAGTGGTCGGTGTCGGTGACCGTTACTCCCGTCGTCAACGAAACCGCCGCGGCCACGCTGTTCCCTCCGGAACACCCGGTGGAGAACTCCGAACCCGCCGTACGGGCACGGCGGTGGCGAGAGCAGGGTCCGGTGCTGCGGCGGGCCGACAACCGGGCACTCGCCATGACATTACAGCGCAGCAGGGAGGATCTGGGCGCGCTGCGCATCTTCGACCCCGCCTACCCGCACGACGTGGCCATCGCGGCGGGTGCACCGTGGTTCATGGCCCTTTTCGGTCGCGACTCGATTCTGGCCTCGCTGATGTCCATCGCGATCGATCCGGCACTGGCGCTGGGCACCGTGCAGACCCTCGCACACCACCAGGGCAGCGAGGTCGATCCGGACAGCGAGGAGGAACCCGGCCGTATCCTGCACGAAGTCCGGTTCGGGGCGGACGCGTCGCTGGCGCTGGGCGGCAGCCACATCTACTACGGCACCGTCGACGCCACACCGCTGTTCGTGATGTTGCTCGGCGAACTGAGCCGGTGGGGCATCGGCAGGGAGCGGGTCGAAGCGCTCATCCCCAACGCCGACCGTGCTCTGGAGTGGATCGACAAGTACGGCGACCGCGACGGCGACGGGTTCGTGGAGTACGAGCGCGCCACCGAACGCGGCCTGGCCAACCAGGGCTGGAAGGACTCCTGGGACGGCGTCAACTTCGCCGACGGTGAGCTCGCGCGGGCCCCGATCGCGCTGTGCGAGGTGCAGGGCTACGCCTATGCGGCGTTCCTTTCCCGTGCCTGCCTCGCCGACGGCCTCGGTGACGGCGAGACCAGCCGCTACTGGCGGCACCGGGCCGCGCGGCTGAAGGAACGGTTCAACGAGCGGTTCTGGCTGCCGGAACTGGGGCGCTACGCGACGGGTTTGGACGGCGACAAGCGGCCTGTCGACTCGGTGACGTCGAACATCGGGCACTGCCTGTGGACGGGCATCCTCGCCGAGGACAGAGCCGCCTCGGTGGCGGACTCGCTGCTGGCGCCCAGCATGTTCAGCGGCTGGGGGGTGCGCACCCTCGCCTCGGACATGGGCGCGTACAACCCGATGAGCTACCACAACGGATCGGTGTGGCCGCACGACAACGCGCTGATCGCGGCGGGTCTGCTGCGTTACGGCTTCGTCCGGCACGCGCAGCGGGTGGCCACGGCCGTCTTCGACGCCGCCCGAGCGTTCGAAGGGCGACTTCCCGAACTGATGTGCGGGTTCGATCGCGAAGAATACGACCATCCGGTGCCGTACCCGACCTCGTGCTCGCCGCAGGCCTGGGCTTCCGCCGCGCCGGTGCACCTGCTGCGCACGCTGCTGCGCGTCGAGCCCGACCTGCCGCACGGCAGGCTACGGGTGGCTCCGGTGCTTCCGGAGTCGTTCGGCGCGCTGGTCATCGACGACGTGCCGCTGGCCGACGCGCGGATTTCCATCGAGGCGCGGGGCGAGACAGCGACCGTGCGCGGCGTTGGCGACGATGTCGAACTTGTCCGGTAG
- the ligD gene encoding non-homologous end-joining DNA ligase has translation MLATLGGVPTGEQWAFEWKWDGVRAIVGSDGERVRAHSRNLRDITATYPELSRLAGPIAGTVLLDGELVTLDERGRPDFGRLQSRMHVASPTAALLRDYPVCYYVFDLLRLDGADLLGLPYQRRRERLARLGLNHPPLLRTPDHYTNTSGADLLEVAAEYGLEGVVAKRLDSSYRPGTRSRHWIKTPLRLTQEVVIGGWTPGEGRRAGMLGSLLLGAHDERGTLVYIGHVGTGFSDAALLDMGERLRPLRRESSPFGTGVPRDRAREATWVEPTLVGEVEHRQWTGEGRLRHPSWRGLRTDKRPHEVRLPR, from the coding sequence ATGCTCGCCACCCTCGGCGGGGTTCCCACCGGTGAACAATGGGCGTTCGAGTGGAAGTGGGACGGGGTTCGCGCCATCGTCGGGTCGGACGGCGAACGCGTGCGCGCCCACTCGCGAAACCTGCGCGACATCACGGCCACCTACCCGGAGCTGTCCCGACTGGCGGGTCCGATCGCCGGTACCGTGCTGCTCGACGGTGAGCTTGTCACGCTGGACGAGCGAGGCCGGCCGGATTTCGGCAGGCTGCAGTCCAGAATGCACGTTGCCTCCCCCACCGCCGCGCTACTGCGGGATTATCCGGTCTGCTATTACGTGTTCGATCTGTTGCGGCTGGACGGAGCCGACCTGCTCGGACTTCCGTATCAGCGGCGCAGGGAACGGCTCGCCCGGCTCGGCCTGAACCACCCACCGCTGCTGCGAACGCCCGACCACTACACGAACACCTCAGGCGCCGACCTGCTCGAGGTCGCCGCCGAGTACGGCCTTGAGGGCGTGGTCGCCAAGCGACTCGACTCCAGCTACCGCCCCGGCACGAGATCTCGGCACTGGATCAAGACCCCGCTGCGGCTGACCCAGGAGGTGGTGATCGGCGGCTGGACACCGGGCGAGGGCCGCAGGGCGGGCATGCTCGGTTCGCTGCTGCTGGGCGCACACGACGAGCGAGGAACGCTCGTCTACATCGGCCATGTGGGAACGGGTTTCAGCGACGCGGCATTGCTTGACATGGGGGAACGACTGCGACCGCTGCGGCGGGAATCGAGCCCGTTCGGCACCGGGGTACCTCGCGACCGCGCGCGCGAGGCCACCTGGGTGGAGCCGACGCTGGTCGGGGAAGTGGAACACCGGCAGTGGACCGGCGAGGGCAGGCTGCGCCACCCGTCCTGGCGCGGCCTGCGCACCGACAAGCGACCGCACGAGGTGCGACTGCCCCGGTAA
- a CDS encoding MBL fold metallo-hydrolase, protein MIFTQYYLDCLSHASYLVGDERSGKAVVVDPRRDVTEYLDDAAERGLTIEGVINTHFHADFLAGHLELAARTGSWIGYGQRAEGVEYPIRRLTEGERISLGDVTLEIIETPGHTPESVSILVYEHADDDVAYGVLTGDALFIGDVGRPDLLASLGYTSAELAGMLYDSVQHKLMGLHDDVRVFPAHGAGSACGKNLSTERSSTIGMQRLTNYACAPMTEEEFVAIVTEGQPSTPGYFSYDAVLNRKDRGLLDLSDRLRSLTAAELIARRDGGAVVVDGRDPQEFATAHVRGSLNVPADGRFAELSGMVVRPDAEIVVVAPEGREEEMITRLGRIGFDNVTGYLADAEAGFLEVPEEIVPASRVTVSQLRESLDEQRPPVVIDVRNSSEREGGFIEGSMHLPLAELPSRLDEVPVATPLVVYCAGGLRSSVAASVLRKAGHEDVSDIIGGYGAWERALTPA, encoded by the coding sequence ATGATCTTTACGCAGTACTACCTCGACTGCCTGTCCCACGCCTCCTACCTCGTCGGCGACGAGCGCAGCGGCAAGGCCGTCGTGGTGGACCCGCGCCGGGACGTCACCGAGTACCTCGACGACGCGGCCGAACGCGGGCTGACCATCGAGGGCGTCATAAACACGCACTTCCACGCCGACTTCCTCGCGGGGCACCTCGAGTTGGCTGCCCGAACCGGATCGTGGATCGGCTACGGACAGCGCGCCGAGGGAGTGGAGTACCCGATTCGCAGGCTCACCGAGGGTGAGCGAATCAGCCTTGGCGACGTCACCCTCGAGATCATCGAGACGCCCGGTCACACACCGGAGTCGGTGAGCATCCTCGTCTACGAGCACGCCGACGACGACGTCGCATACGGGGTGCTGACCGGCGACGCGCTGTTCATCGGTGACGTGGGCCGCCCCGACCTGCTCGCCTCGCTGGGCTACACCTCCGCGGAACTGGCGGGCATGCTCTACGACAGCGTGCAGCACAAGCTGATGGGGCTGCACGACGACGTGCGGGTCTTCCCCGCGCACGGTGCCGGTTCGGCCTGCGGCAAGAACCTGTCCACCGAGCGGTCCTCCACGATCGGCATGCAGCGGCTGACCAACTACGCGTGCGCGCCGATGACCGAGGAGGAGTTCGTAGCCATCGTCACCGAGGGACAGCCCTCCACGCCCGGCTACTTCAGCTACGACGCGGTGCTCAACCGCAAGGACCGCGGACTGCTCGACCTCAGTGACCGGCTGCGGTCCCTCACCGCGGCGGAACTGATCGCACGCAGGGACGGCGGGGCAGTCGTCGTCGACGGTCGCGACCCGCAGGAGTTCGCCACCGCTCACGTGCGCGGCTCGCTGAACGTGCCCGCCGACGGCCGCTTCGCCGAACTGTCCGGGATGGTCGTGCGGCCGGACGCCGAGATCGTCGTCGTCGCGCCGGAGGGCCGCGAGGAGGAGATGATCACCAGGCTCGGCCGGATCGGGTTCGACAACGTCACCGGCTACCTCGCCGACGCCGAAGCAGGCTTCCTCGAGGTTCCGGAGGAGATCGTGCCCGCGAGCAGGGTCACCGTGAGCCAGCTCCGCGAGAGCCTCGACGAGCAGCGACCCCCCGTGGTGATCGACGTCCGCAACAGCTCCGAGCGGGAAGGCGGCTTCATCGAGGGTTCGATGCACCTGCCGCTGGCCGAGTTGCCGTCGCGGCTGGACGAGGTGCCGGTGGCCACGCCGCTGGTGGTCTACTGCGCGGGCGGCCTGCGCTCCTCGGTAGCGGCCAGCGTGCTGCGCAAGGCAGGCCACGAGGATGTCTCCGACATCATCGGCGGCTACGGCGCGTGGGAGCGGGCACTGACCCCCGCCTGA
- a CDS encoding heavy metal translocating P-type ATPase encodes MTTRQQPAENAGGHGAHHAHDKHAGHTTAMFRDRFWLTLALTVPVLLYAPMVQHWLGYTAPDFPGSELIAPVLGTVIFGYGGWPFLVGAVREIRDRQPGMMLLIGMAITVGYSASMAASLGAFAVDVWWELSLLIVVMLLGHWMEMRAIGQARGALAALAELLPDEAERVADDGSVRTVPATDLSVGDLVLVRPGGRVPADGTIVSGTADVDESMITGESNPAPRSEGDRVVAATVATDNSIRVRVDAVGEDTALAGIQRMVSQAQQSRSRGQVLADRAAALLFYVAVAVAAITVTVWALLGDPDAAVVRSVTVLVIACPHALGLAIPLVTSISTAKSARNGILVKDRLALERMRSVDTVLFDKTGTLTEGQHVVTGVAAADGDETELLALAAAAESDSEHPLARAVVAAARERGAEVPPATGFRSMAGRGITAEVNGADVTVGGPALLRERQVSVPDTLSEPVRHWHERGAAVLHVLRDGEVVGALALEDRVRPESRPAIDTLHRLGVAVAMITGDARQVADAVAAELGIDEVFAEVLPENKDATVARLQQQGRTVAMVGDGVNDAPALARADVGIAIGAGTDVAIESAGIVLASDDPRAVVAVRKLSASSYRKMLQNLWWAAGYNIVAIPLAAGVLAWAGVVLPLAVGAVLMSLSTIIVALNAQLLRRVDLRQPKLRT; translated from the coding sequence ATGACGACGCGGCAGCAGCCGGCCGAGAACGCCGGTGGGCACGGCGCTCACCATGCGCACGACAAGCACGCGGGGCACACCACCGCGATGTTTCGGGACCGGTTCTGGCTCACCCTCGCGCTGACCGTGCCGGTGCTGCTGTACGCGCCGATGGTGCAGCACTGGCTCGGATACACCGCACCGGACTTCCCCGGCTCGGAACTGATCGCCCCAGTGCTGGGCACCGTGATCTTCGGCTACGGCGGCTGGCCGTTCCTCGTCGGAGCGGTACGCGAGATCCGGGATCGCCAGCCCGGCATGATGCTGCTGATCGGCATGGCGATCACGGTCGGCTACAGCGCCAGCATGGCCGCCAGCTTGGGCGCCTTCGCCGTGGACGTGTGGTGGGAACTGTCACTGCTCATCGTCGTCATGCTGCTCGGGCACTGGATGGAGATGCGCGCGATCGGCCAGGCACGCGGGGCGCTGGCCGCTCTGGCGGAGCTGCTGCCCGACGAGGCCGAACGCGTCGCCGACGACGGGTCGGTGCGGACCGTTCCCGCCACCGACCTCTCCGTCGGCGACCTGGTGCTGGTCAGGCCGGGCGGCCGGGTTCCCGCCGACGGCACCATCGTCTCCGGCACCGCCGACGTGGACGAGTCGATGATCACCGGAGAGTCCAACCCGGCACCACGATCCGAAGGCGACCGGGTGGTGGCCGCGACCGTGGCCACGGACAACTCGATCAGGGTGCGGGTGGACGCCGTCGGCGAGGACACCGCGCTGGCGGGTATCCAGCGAATGGTCAGCCAGGCGCAGCAGTCACGCTCGCGTGGTCAGGTGCTGGCCGACCGAGCGGCGGCGTTGCTGTTCTACGTGGCCGTCGCTGTCGCGGCGATCACCGTCACGGTGTGGGCGTTGCTCGGCGACCCCGACGCGGCCGTCGTGCGGTCGGTGACCGTGCTGGTCATCGCGTGCCCGCACGCGCTGGGCCTGGCGATTCCGCTGGTCACCTCCATCTCGACGGCCAAGTCGGCACGCAACGGGATTTTGGTGAAGGACCGGCTGGCGCTGGAGCGGATGCGGTCGGTGGACACGGTGTTGTTCGACAAGACCGGCACTCTGACCGAGGGGCAGCACGTGGTCACCGGGGTCGCGGCGGCCGATGGCGACGAGACCGAACTGTTGGCGCTCGCCGCGGCGGCCGAGTCGGACAGCGAGCACCCGCTCGCCCGCGCCGTCGTCGCGGCCGCGCGTGAGCGCGGTGCCGAGGTCCCGCCCGCCACCGGATTCCGCTCGATGGCGGGGCGCGGCATCACCGCGGAAGTGAACGGAGCCGACGTCACCGTCGGCGGACCCGCGCTGCTGCGGGAGCGGCAGGTGTCGGTGCCGGACACGCTGAGCGAACCGGTGCGGCACTGGCATGAAAGGGGCGCGGCGGTGCTGCACGTGCTGCGCGACGGCGAGGTCGTCGGTGCGCTGGCGCTGGAGGACCGCGTGCGGCCGGAGTCACGGCCCGCGATCGACACGCTGCACCGGCTCGGGGTGGCGGTGGCCATGATCACCGGCGACGCCAGGCAGGTGGCCGACGCGGTGGCGGCCGAGTTGGGCATCGACGAGGTGTTCGCCGAGGTGCTGCCGGAGAACAAGGACGCGACGGTTGCGCGATTGCAGCAGCAGGGCCGCACGGTGGCGATGGTCGGTGACGGCGTCAACGACGCGCCCGCACTGGCGCGCGCGGACGTGGGCATCGCGATCGGGGCTGGAACGGATGTGGCCATCGAGTCGGCGGGGATCGTGCTCGCCTCCGACGATCCGAGGGCCGTGGTGGCGGTCAGGAAGCTGTCGGCGTCCAGCTACCGCAAGATGCTGCAGAACCTGTGGTGGGCCGCCGGATACAACATCGTGGCGATCCCGCTGGCCGCCGGGGTGCTCGCGTGGGCCGGGGTCGTGCTGCCACTGGCGGTGGGCGCCGTGCTGATGAGCCTTTCCACGATCATCGTCGCGCTCAACGCCCAACTGCTGCGCCGGGTGGACCTGCGGCAGCCCAAGTTGCGGACGTGA
- a CDS encoding glycosyltransferase family 4 protein, which produces MSQLEIAMVAPPWFELPPKAYGGIESMCADLVEQLTFRDLSVTLVGVGRNGTPADFIPTCEQPNEDRLGQAMPEIIHASLLPEIVQKLEPDLVHDHSLAGPLLASGRSLPTVVTAHGPVTGEMGQYYRGLGDSVHLVAVSDAQRRMAPNLNWVGTVHNAVRVERFPFQENKSDFALFLGRTCPEKGIPHAIAAAREAGVKLVIAAKCREPDELKYFEREVKPLLGPDVEWIGEVERAQKVELLSAARCLLFPVCWEEPFGIVMVEAMACGTPVIALGRGAIPEVVTHGKTGFVCDEPGELADAIHRASRLSAEDCREEAEDRFDVETMAKRYERVYRAVA; this is translated from the coding sequence ATGAGCCAACTCGAAATCGCCATGGTGGCGCCACCGTGGTTCGAGCTACCGCCGAAGGCCTACGGTGGAATCGAATCCATGTGCGCCGACCTGGTGGAGCAACTTACCTTTCGCGACCTTTCGGTCACTCTGGTCGGGGTGGGGCGCAACGGTACACCCGCGGATTTCATCCCGACGTGCGAACAGCCCAATGAGGATCGACTCGGACAGGCGATGCCCGAGATCATCCACGCCTCGCTGTTGCCGGAGATCGTGCAGAAGCTGGAGCCCGATCTCGTGCACGACCACAGCCTGGCAGGCCCGCTATTGGCCAGCGGCCGATCCTTGCCCACGGTGGTGACCGCGCACGGGCCGGTGACCGGTGAGATGGGGCAGTACTACCGCGGCCTCGGCGACAGCGTGCACCTGGTGGCCGTCTCCGACGCGCAACGCCGGATGGCGCCGAACCTGAACTGGGTGGGTACGGTGCACAACGCGGTGCGGGTGGAGCGGTTCCCGTTCCAGGAGAACAAGTCGGACTTCGCGCTCTTCCTCGGCAGGACCTGCCCGGAGAAGGGGATTCCGCACGCGATCGCGGCCGCGCGTGAGGCCGGGGTCAAGCTGGTGATCGCGGCCAAGTGCCGCGAACCGGACGAGCTGAAGTACTTCGAACGAGAGGTGAAGCCGCTGCTCGGCCCGGACGTCGAGTGGATCGGTGAGGTGGAGCGGGCACAAAAGGTGGAACTGCTCTCCGCCGCCCGCTGCCTGCTGTTCCCGGTGTGCTGGGAGGAACCGTTCGGCATCGTGATGGTCGAGGCGATGGCGTGCGGCACTCCCGTCATCGCGCTCGGCAGGGGCGCCATCCCGGAGGTCGTCACGCACGGCAAGACCGGATTCGTCTGTGACGAGCCGGGCGAGCTCGCCGACGCCATTCACAGGGCGAGCCGGCTGTCGGCTGAGGACTGTCGCGAGGAAGCGGAGGACCGCTTCGACGTGGAGACCATGGCCAAGCGCTACGAGCGCGTATACCGGGCCGTGGCCTGA
- a CDS encoding NAD(P)/FAD-dependent oxidoreductase yields MADKSHKHVVIVGGGTAGITVAARLRRAGMKNITVLDPATTHYYQPLWTLVGGGQADVRITGRPESSVVPRGVKWVREAASKFDPSANTVTTEGGRVLSYDALVLAPGLQLDFDRVPGLSEALASGPVSSNYRADLAPKTWELIRNLRSGTAVFTHPTGPIKCGGAPQKIAYLAADYWRKQGVLDDIRVVLVLPDPAMFKVPVWSRELERVVEHYGIEVRLSSEMVSVDGGARTAEIVNNSTGERETLPYDLLHVVPPQSAPAVVKDSPFAGPDNAHGYVDVDKYTLRHKRFDNVFAVGDVADVPTSKTGAAIRKQAPVVVDNLLAVLDGKQPQHRYNGYTSCPLVTARDKMLLAEFDYDSKPAPSIPLIDTTKQRRDMWLLKRYGLPAIYWHGMLKGLV; encoded by the coding sequence ATGGCCGACAAGTCTCACAAGCACGTGGTGATCGTGGGAGGTGGCACGGCGGGTATCACCGTGGCCGCCCGGTTGCGACGTGCCGGGATGAAGAACATCACCGTGCTCGACCCGGCGACCACCCACTACTACCAGCCACTGTGGACACTCGTGGGCGGCGGCCAGGCCGACGTGCGCATCACCGGCCGGCCGGAGTCGAGTGTGGTGCCTCGCGGCGTGAAATGGGTCCGCGAGGCGGCGTCGAAGTTCGACCCGTCGGCCAACACGGTCACCACCGAAGGCGGCAGGGTACTCAGCTACGACGCGCTCGTGCTCGCGCCAGGCCTGCAGCTGGACTTCGACCGCGTACCCGGCCTCAGCGAGGCGCTCGCCTCGGGGCCGGTCAGCTCCAACTATCGCGCCGACCTGGCTCCGAAGACCTGGGAACTGATCCGCAACCTGCGTTCGGGTACCGCGGTGTTCACCCACCCCACCGGCCCGATCAAGTGCGGGGGCGCCCCGCAGAAGATCGCCTACCTTGCCGCGGACTACTGGCGCAAGCAGGGCGTCCTCGACGACATCCGCGTTGTGCTCGTGCTGCCGGACCCGGCGATGTTCAAGGTGCCGGTGTGGTCGCGCGAGCTGGAGCGGGTCGTGGAGCACTACGGCATCGAGGTCCGGCTTTCCAGTGAGATGGTGTCGGTTGACGGGGGCGCTCGCACCGCCGAGATCGTGAACAACTCGACCGGGGAGCGGGAGACGCTGCCCTACGACCTGCTGCACGTGGTGCCACCGCAGAGCGCGCCCGCGGTGGTCAAGGACAGCCCGTTCGCCGGGCCCGACAACGCGCACGGCTACGTCGACGTCGACAAGTACACGTTGCGCCACAAGCGATTCGACAACGTGTTCGCGGTCGGGGACGTGGCAGACGTGCCGACCTCCAAGACAGGAGCGGCGATCCGCAAGCAGGCGCCCGTCGTGGTGGACAACCTGCTCGCCGTGCTCGACGGCAAGCAGCCGCAGCATCGCTACAACGGTTACACCTCCTGCCCGCTGGTCACCGCGCGCGACAAGATGCTGCTCGCCGAGTTCGACTACGACAGCAAGCCCGCGCCCTCGATCCCACTCATCGACACCACCAAGCAGCGGCGGGACATGTGGCTGCTGAAGCGCTACGGCCTACCCGCCATCTACTGGCACGGAATGCTCAAGGGCCTGGTCTGA